From Gadus morhua chromosome 14, gadMor3.0, whole genome shotgun sequence:
acacagcgccccctacagcttcgtagtagatattttacaacacagtcgtaacaactcgttgacgacccttccccatgcacttctacgcgagccatgtgcatttgttttcaaagaagccggcgaatacGTGGAggcatgtccgaagtagatgttcataaagtgtaggcaaggttatacattttttaaatggtgtatttgtattgcaataaacataaatacatccttttttatagttgacggggagaattgatatcctagattataattgttttatcttaggttgaacagaacaatcagtgtaatgccgcttttccaccgcacatgtagctcgactcgacacgacacgactcgacacgactcgacacggtagcagcgcgggtccttttccaccgcaaatagtacctccgggacgtgggcggggtcggctgcgcgaaagggccgtgacgtatttttgtatgcgacgcaaacaacacctacgtaacccacacatggacagaacccacataacaacaatggagaacatcgatgcgatggtattcgtgttcgtattattagctggcatgttgaagaagtggaatatgttggctgcggcgctgctatggctgttaccagcatggttgccatgtcgctctcgtgacttcgtcacactctctggccaatcagtggccggccgtctgccgacgtcaccttttagcatcggctcagccgcttggaacctagagcgaggcggtactagaaaaagcagccacttcaggtaccagataccatgttttcgcggtggaaacgcaaaaaaggcgagctgagtcgagtcgtgtcgagctggtaccatgcagtggaaaagcggcaaagagtgttggccaacataataatctaaataaacaagaacctggattcggggattcagtctgtatctgggggacgagacagacgaacagcaaaacacccatggaaacaaaggtgtttatatggttgcagccaagcaagctagaaacatacggggctcacaacaaaacggtcgagaaaacaatttttacagggctcacaacaaaatggttgagcaaacacatttgtacagagactatcaacatcaagaataccacgaagccaaagttcacccaagggtactttcaatttcaaaagcaacacggccaagtcggtgtctgatttgcagtcttcctattctttcagttcacgctattcctgaaaagcttgcccaacgtttactcgtgtctggcctctctgtcggtcagtctcccttttctcttcttctgttcatccgacattgggtttctctgtctctttttagtcggctgatccatGGTGAATGTAACAattatggaagtaaatctgtgccatcgggttttgaaaataaaaacacattgaattataagcactgaatatttatgcattgaaataacctatctgaattttttgcctctgaatttaactctttACATTTTCAATTTATCATATtcacctttatttttcaatgttaaaaaattcaacgttaaaaaattcaactcaaatattttcaacgtcccAAAATTCAGTCCGCCAAAGTCACCATCAAAATTCAATGTAcgaaattcagtgttaacatccggggacccaagaaagagcaatcgatcctagatgctagatcgcggtCAAACGAGTGGGCGCGTCATTCTCGTTGGATACCTGATTCTCACGCGGGAAGGCATAACAGATTTAGCCATGTCCAACGGAAACAGCAGCAGTAATGGTGCTTCGGTGAGTACatttgtctatatatatatatatatataaataaaacagtcttgcccactccacagtacacccgaggtaaatcaattataatgcCAGGCTattgatgtaaatgtctgtgttgatagaataatgttcgaAATTAAATTAACctcgcatcgcatgaatcatagcactgttttattagcaggctagcattgcccttTGACTTGCgatagcctagcacgagcgaactctgcaactagaaggactgaatgaaatgtgttaaactgtttccaatgataaagaacaccaacaCCATTCTGTGTATTTATTATGACAGGGCAGCAACGTCAGTCAGGGTGAAATCGTGGATTCAGCAAGGCGATTGCTGGATTTAATTACGTCCGCTGAAAGACAACGGTGAGCCGATGTCATAGATGTGAGGTTTTGTGTTAAACTGCAATTCATGTATATGGCATACTTACTTTTACATTCTCGATCTATCGGATACGATCTTGCAGAGAACCGAGGCAGGTCGATGACAATGGGCGTTCAGCCCCAAAGCCCGCCTCGCTTCAGATGGAAATGACCAGGTAAAGGCTTCAAAGAAAATAATTAGCTTTTTTAAAAGCAACTCTATGCATACTTACTTTGTCGTGCTGTCAATTTGTAGTCACATTTTTACCTGCTACTTACAGTAAGTAATGATATACTGTACATAGTGTAGTGTAGCATTCTCTGCTTCTTACTAATATTGCAGACAATCTATGTGCTTTTTTGTGACCATTCAGTGAATTTCAGATTCAGAGTAAAGACCTGTTTTGAAGGTTCAATCATTGCCTGTTACACTTTACTGAAACCTGATGAGTATACAATATAGTGCCGTTTTTTCATGCAAGACAATGTTCAATTATAAATATGTCAGATTTTTTAATGCAGTAAGAAAACACTAACAATGTGTTTTATATTCTAACACACTTATTTTCTATAGGTCATTTCCAGGGATGTTCACCAAGGCCAGATGAAAGAGGCGCTTTCCCACCCCAACACTTGTCCCAGCCAAGAAGTTGAAGCCATTAGAGGTGGCTTTCTATTTGCTTCCAAAGCAGTGTGAGAAGACCCCGAAGGAGGGGGGCCAAATCCTCCATCTCCAAGCAGGGTTAGGCCGCAGGACTGCTCACCTGGATGAAGCTTCAACACACGAAGAGGTATTCAAATACTATAAATAATTTAGTCTTGCTATACAACAAAAGAGTCAATATGATGAATTGAAGAATCAGTTTGATAAAAGCAAAACAGTGATGAAATGATGTAAGCCAGTTGGCGGCAATAATGTGTGTCGTCAAACACTATAGAAGAACATTGTGAGCGTGGGCATTGAGCGTCTTCTTGAGCGGGTTGCAAAACTAAACTGAAAAtatcaaaagcaaaaaacagtGGATTCATATGTTTgagttaaatatatttattctcCTCTGCCTGCAGTGTGCTTCAAGGCTCTTTAACGTGCAGTGTGGCACTTGTCAAAGATCACCCTAAAGGCCATATGTCAACTCGTTTTGTAGACAGAAGGCCTGATATCTAACTCCAATGCAATTTTCTGTAGTCGAATAGTCTAATATCTCTGTGACTGAGAAATCCTGAGTCGAGGACAGCCCTAATAACGGCACCAGAAattatattcatgtttttttttttattgctttctTTTATTGATTTTGATTTTGCCATTGGTTTAACCAAGCTATCCTTGTTTCAGAGTGTTAAGCTTAAATACATTTGTATAATTTTTACTTGCAGTTATGTGAGGCCCTAAACATTCTTTTTCCCAAACTGCGGAATGTTTCCGGTGGGTGGCTGGTTTATAAAGCTTCAGGTAGGCCAACAcaagtgtgttttgttttgctcattaatttaaaaaagtacATATTCAGCAGCTAACTGCATATTATGCAATGCAAacttttaattaattattacagATTGTACCCAAATAATCAAAATATACTCTTCAAACTCAtttatgtaaatgtattattaaaatGATCTATGTTGaatttgaatattttatttactttgtgtttgaaaagtaaaaaagaCAGGTGAACTCTTCAGACTGGACTGTATTCACACAAAGAGTCTAGTCAATTGgccttaaaatatattttatacattGTTGACAATTTCTAATCAAATTTTCCTATGCAATATTTTCTACAGCTGGATGGGGTTGCCGAAAAATCACGCTTGTGCCTCCTGAAGATAGTGGCTATTCAGGCAGGATCCTGAAGTTTGCAAGTCGTGGGGCCAAAAATCTCTTCATAGCCCCAATTCAGGAAGAACTGAGCACAAGTCCCCTACAGTTGGATGACGAGTCTTTCAGGAACATGCCGAAAGCAGACTGTCAGAAGTGTGGACTACCAGTTCCGCTTCCACTCCTGACAGAACACATCAAAACATGTGATGTCATTGATGATATAGTCATTGAAGAGAGGGAAAGTAAGAATTATTACTTCTCTCCATCTGCTTCTAAATATCTGGGCGGTATGAATGCCTAGTTTGAGTGCGCCCTAAGATAGCATATTATATagcatttttaaaaaaaaataattctgaATCCTTTGGTTCTATAacagggtgtccgcggaggtcttaaaagtcttaaaaagtcttaaattcatttttctaaatttaaggccttaaaaagtcttaaattcgtcaaaaatgtcatatgctggtcttaaatttataactcggaggtcttaaatttgtcggggcagggttatttaattttttatttttctcgcgggacttttcgggaaggagatgtacgaggggctactttctagctagctgcatatataaacggatgtctgcgcgcttgctagctagtctgcaacaatgggtaaatgcaagttcaacgtcagttggctggaagacgtccgtttccgatgttggctagcgtccgttgccaacccagaacaggccagatgcattccgtgcaaaagtagcctacattcaagctcggcaccatggggattaaggctgtcgtcagccatatgcagagccaaaaacataaaacctctgccaggagccacacacagaccccagccatttctacgttttgcatctctgccccggcgccaccgccgcagacggtccgcgctgctagcactgacctgagggtagcatttggtgcgacaccaacactgaaagcggaggtgttgtggattctaaacccagtggtcaagcaccagtcctacaactcaaatgaggggataggagatctcttcggtttgatgttccctgactctcaaatcgcgagcacctttactgctggaagggacaaaacggcgtatataactcacttcggaccagcgcctttcatccgaaacgagcgaatctgcagcgtctacaaggcttttgttttgatatttgagacgttgaaccacgccactaaaagcaagcaacttgacgtgcacgtccgatattgggtcggagatcgagtgcattcccggtacttgggctcgtaattcatggggccccacatatatgggggtaaaagggatgatgatacataatattttttagacaatatgcagaatcttttcacttacgaattaacacggtcggctatttttgccagcacgccaccctagccatattatggggaaccgtgttccccttggctgtgatttgaactttgaattcctcgtaggagttcataataatacattgctcgccttggatgaaatacaccgctcttgcgcgatttattttgcataagggtgagtcaaatgacgcgagaaacgccccttttatttgaacgcgcattgaacctaaagcggaaaacctggttcaactaattgaatctaaagtgagcgtcgtggtaccatttaactgtgattgcgagttgcggctctgtcgagccaggttttcccaagaaagcctgggtatgttcaacgaggttcatggtataccccccaggtcttactgaaggcatttatttaatggtgaaaatattattaatcagtggcgtaaatatcgacggtgcaaccggtgcagctgcccgggggcccagacgctgtcacccccctctcaacaacttacaacttgggtgcaccatgaatacgtgctggtgcacccaaattaaaaatgtaggcgcaccagtgcacccaaggaaaaagttagtctggagccctaaCACATATATAACTTTAGAGtataactttatttttttatttttagtagTATaactttatgttcaataaacatACAGAAAGTAAACtcgaatgagtctcattgagtgacgcacatgctatgcttgggttgtaatacagcgggatcccccccaccatcgcgggtttaaggtcttaaatttcattcaaggtggtattaaaaaggtcttaaaaagtcttaaatttgacttgctgaaacctgcagataccctgtatAATAACACTGTTCTTGCTTGTAACTTCAATTTCTCAACAGCAGATATGCAGGAATGTCCTGTGTGCACACAAATCTTCCCAACAGATTTTATTGAGGCACACGCTTCGGCCTGCGGGGAGAGGTATCCATTTACTTGTTTGTCCTTTTTCTCTCACCAACAATTGTCTTACTCTTTGTGCAAGTGTAACACAAAATATTTGTATGTGGCTAGTGCTAGTGCAGGGAATGAGATGCATGCAAGTACGATCAGTGAGGAAGAAGCAGCAATACCTGGAACATctggaggagatagagatagagatggaggtGAGGATGCTTAGGCCCGTGTTCTCTGAATGCCATTCCCCTCTGCCCCAttgaatcttttttttattaggcTGGTTCACCATTGCTGACCCCGCCAAGGCCATAGCGCAGTGTGTGGAGAATCATCTCAGCCTTCACAAGGAGGAGAATCCATTGCAGCTAACCATGGACATAAGAAGTAGTCCTACCGAACAGGACATGGCCCTGATCTCCTTTTACAAGCCGCCAAATGTGGAATGGGGACGACCCCTGAACTGCAGACTTGAAGGTTGCTCCAACATCAAGTTTCAGTTGTCAAATTAATATTTTCAAGTATTTCCTTTATCTTTATTCTGTCAAACTGTTTCACAGGAGATACTGCTATTGGCCAGGGTGTGACTCGCTTTTTTTTGTCCTCCTGCATTGAAAAGCTGAAGTCTGGATTTTCCATAAATTTTGGTATGCAATTTAGGTGTATGGCATCCTTTTAAATGCTCTATTTGTTTAATGTTTATTTCAGGTGGGATAATAACGGGGGAGTCCAGTTCAGCACAGACAGTACTAacacatgtttttatttaatgtatttttatgtgtTGAACAGCAAATGCCGATGTAACACGGCTTTTTGATGGCGAGCCTGGCCATTTGGTCCCATCAGCCTCTCATTTTCTTGTCGAAAGTGACTTGTTCATGGTGGCGGGGAGAATGCTAGGCCACTCTTTCCTTCACGGAGGACCGTCCTTGTCTGGACTCAGCCCTGCTGTTGTTCATGTACTGCTTGGTGGGAGTCCTGAAACGGCAACTCTAACTTTGGAGGATTGTCCAGACCTGGACATCAGAGAAATAATAAGGCTTGTAAGTTGACTTAAAAAAAACGGTAGAATCCTGGGAAAGACCAATTAGAACACAGCATTTATCATTGCTGTGATGTGTTATAGCCAGTACTTTTTAAAAGGGCACATAGTACCTAGCATTACTCAACTTTGTATCCTAATTTGCTTATTGTGCCTCTGCCTTAAAGCTCGGAGGAGAATCCACACTATCGGAGAAGGATGCAGCAAGTGTCCAGGAATTGGCCTACGCCTGGGACCTTCCATCCATAACTGAGACCAATAGGAGATGGATTTTTGAGAAGTTATTGATCCATGCTGTGAGTGAAAGTTTGAGAAATGTTTGCTTCCAAAATTACAAGTGGCAATTCTTCTTTTCTAAAATCTGAGTTATGTGCACATTGTTTATCTGTCGCACAACATTAGTCAAAATTATTCTGGTTAATTTATAACCAAGGAAACAAAGTGTCACGGTTTATGTAAAATGTTTTACTTCGTATTTGTCCAATGATTTTCCTGGAAACATAAAATATGGTGTAGTCACTGGTCAGTAATAAATGCAAAAGTGGTTTTATCACTGAACTGGAGGACACAGTATCATGTTACTTAATTCCCTTGTGGATAGACACATAACAAATgtatattaatgttattatattctTAAATTGTCTTTTTCAAATCATTGACTCTCAGATATTGCTTTGAGATGAGGTATTTTATATGTTATACCCTGTCTTGTTACTATAAACAGGTTATCGGCCGTGTCACAAGACAAATAAAACAGCTCAGGCGAGGTCTCAAAGAAACCCCAATGTGGACAGTACTGACCCAACGACCTGACACAGTGGACAGGCTTCTCCCAAAAGAGGGATCTGGGAATATAAACCCTGAGGTACATTTTTATTAGTGATGTTTTATCAAAGACCTACAAAAGAGCACAAAAGTGATACGCAATACAATTATGATAAAGAATTGCAAGGTTCCCACAGTCATGAAATTCATGACTGTTCATGTCATGCCATACAATTACAAAAACTATTCTCAAGGCCTGGAAATGTTGTGGAATTAAATGAATGTTGAGAAACGTTATTATTAACACTGTTTTTGGCTGTACGTCCTCATCTTCTCATCCTCCGGGAGTAAGTCTTATAATATTGCACTTTAATGGATATATAGAGCTTCCTATTAAAAACTATTCATATCAAGTAATTGAAATGgtgtataatattttttaaatttcaTGAACAACTTTTGAACATTCATTGATAAAATTGTGTCGTAACCCTGGATTTTTCAATTAAGGTACTTCTTCAGCGAATCACTTGGCCCCGTGAGGACGACGAAGACGCAGATTATTCAGTCGCCACGATATGCTGCATTACAGGCTATCTTCGACAGTTCATTGCTCATGGTAGGTTTACACAATGCATTTGAAAGTACTATTAAAATGTTATTTGGCTACATAAATGTTTAGTATTTACTTCACATTTAGGTGAATTGTTTTTCATtgtaatgttgttgttttgagcTCATTTAGATATTTTTGGTGAATTTCATTGTTTAATCTCCTCCATAGCTACACCAACCGAATTGACTGATCTGGTCAAATTTTGGACTGGATGGGAGATCCTTCCAAGGAGCCTCTCAGTCGAAGTAGTCACTGGCAGATACCCCACAGCCTCCACCTGCTTTGAGGCCTTGCGGGTCCCAGGGCATTACAAAGATTATACATCTTTCAGAACTGATGTTCTGGCCAGCATTTCATCGTGCCAAACAGGATTTGGTCTGGTGTGACCAAAGACTTTCACAGATTCTTGGGACGAACAGAGAAACTAGCTGCTGTTTCATTTGGGTTGGAGCCAACACACATCTAATCAGGCTGAAGGAATATTGCATTCTGacaaaagaacacacactcttacacacacacacacacacggcactcacaaacaaacacacacaaacacacacacacacacacacacatacacacacaaaaacaaacacgtacacacaaactcatacaaacacacactc
This genomic window contains:
- the LOC115558211 gene encoding G2/M phase-specific E3 ubiquitin-protein ligase translates to MDIRSSPTEQDMALISFYKPPNVEWGRPLNCRLEGDTAIGQGVTRFFLSSCIEKLKSGFSINFANADVTRLFDGEPGHLVPSASHFLVESDLFMVAGRMLGHSFLHGGPSLSGLSPAVVHVLLGGSPETATLTLEDCPDLDIREIIRLLGGESTLSEKDAASVQELAYAWDLPSITETNRRWIFEKLLIHAVIGRVTRQIKQLRRGLKETPMWTVLTQRPDTVDRLLPKEGSGNINPEVLLQRITWPREDDEDADYSVATICCITGYLRQFIAHATPTELTDLVKFWTGWEILPRSLSVEVVTGRYPTASTCFEALRVPGHYKDYTSFRTDVLASISSCQTGFGLV